One window of Papaver somniferum cultivar HN1 chromosome 9, ASM357369v1, whole genome shotgun sequence genomic DNA carries:
- the LOC113307970 gene encoding F-box protein At1g49360-like, which yields MLYNRSWNYGDCFLWNPATNERIQLPTLLGFCEDYYRFTDCVLSSPPRRADNDSMVLFFLDNGFHVEHRYTFLFCRPGETQWRSQNLSPNMLDLIAKGTPRSVLCFKGKLYLMCTYDNQTDEHHLEIQHDTDLTISIESFHVKEEVPFPLIVKAYPESHYVESHDELFRVDFILNRHTDGVMSIEVVRLNFSLMEWEKVNSFGDHVLFIGSTHTTGCCSAAEWGFKRGCLYYLMWTDLSLIHKFEIESSGDTICTSQSGEFYYTDWVTMPGNLHGRVAYILGGKDELKIEKTTSMVVNDENQGGNCNSGEVEGLSHWNDLNEDIVGLIADLLHGSDYKHFRSVCKLNRDIIPKVQKTSYLSPWLVFSRDQTDTIFNVVNPMYNDETYSINLSDLPDYTIRFQKDGWLLMTRERNVLFYNPLTRQKVKLPDMDRDNYYSVVSFSSLPYSSDCMVFAMDGRRDWNFYIDFITRGEEHWSSHIFRDPGITPLSFLDTAFFRDGAFFCVDSHHGYVGVFSAKDKTWNVLQRPHGTYFDGVSPGFLVECGGDILMVKLAYRSQMIIIFRLNFSEMKWERVESMGEHVLFISHTSCISAVAPNSYMKNKIYFPRLYINAENVFYSVEIRHYHSLWGKHSANDLSHTQGWFKNCTWIEPNMLMSTTEELDWLKTPF from the exons ATGTTATACAACAGAAG TTGGAATTACGGTGATTGTTTTCTTTGGAACCCCGCAACGAATGAGAGAATTCAGTTACCTACGCTACTAGGGTTTTGTGAAGATTATTACAGATTTACCGACTGTGTGTTGTCATCACCTCCTCGTAGGGCTGATAATGATTCAatggttttattttttcttgataaCGGATTCCATGTAGAGCATCGGTACACTTTTCTATTTTGTCGCCCCGGAGAAACACAATGGCGAAGCCAGAATTTATCTCCAAATATGCTAGACTTGATAGCAAAGGGCACGCCTAGATCTGTTCTTTGCTTCAAAGGTAAGTTATATTTGATGTGTACGTATGATAATCAAACAGATGAGCATCACCTAGAGATCCAACACGATACTGATTTGACCATATCTATTGAGTCATTCCACGTAAAGGAGGAGGTGCCGTTTCCATTGATAGTTAAAGCATATCCCGAGTCGCATTATGTGGAATCTCATGATGAACTTTTCAGGGTTGACTTCATCCTCAATAGACATACTGATGGAGTGATGTCGATAGAAGTGGTGAGGTTGAATTTCTCGTTAATGGAATGGGAGAAGGTGAACAGTTTTGGAGATCATGTTCTATTTATCGGCAGTACTCACACCACAGGTTGTTGTTCAGCAGCTGAGTGGGGCTTCAAAAGGGGTTGTTTGTATTACTTGATGTGGACTGATCTAAGTCTGATCCACAAATTCGAAATTGAAAGTAGTGGTGATACTATTTGCACTTCGCAGTCGGGAGAATTTTACTACACAGACTGGGTTACAATGCCTGGTAATCTGCATGGAAGAGTGGCATATATATTAGGCGGCAAAGATGAACTCAAAATTGAAAAAACTACTAGTATGGTTGTTAATGATGAGAATCAAGGTGGAAATTGCAACTCTGGAGAGGTCGAAGGTTTAAGCCATTGGAATGATCTCAACGAAGACATTGTGGGGTTGATAGCAGATCTTCTTCACGGATCAGACTATAAGCATTTCCGTTCAGTGTGTAAACTGAACAGAGATATCATACCAAAAGTGCAAAAGACATCATATTTATCCCCATGGCTGGTGTTCTCGAGAGACCAAACTGACACTATCTTCAATGTCGTAAACCCGATGTATAATGATGAAACCTACTCCATCAACCTCTCGGATCTACCAGACTATACAATCCGTTTTCAGAAGGATGGTTGGCTACTAATGACAAGAGAGCGCAACGTACTTTTCTATAATCCCCTAACACGACAGAAGGTGAAACTTCCTGACATGGATCGGGATAACTATTATTCAgtcgtttctttttcttctttgccgTATTCTTCGGATTGCATGGTTTTCGCTATGGATGGCCGGAGAGATTGGAACTTCTACATCGATTTCATTACAAGGGGAGAAGAACATTGGAGTTCTCATATCTTTCGTGACCCTGGTATTACTCCCCTATCATTTCTTGACACCGCATTTTTTCGCGATGGGGCATTTTTTTGCGTCGATAGTCATCACGGATATGTGGGAGTCTTTTCTGCAAAGGATAAAACTTGGAATGTTCTACAAAGACCTCATGGAACATATTTTGATGGTGTAAGTCCAGGTTTCTTAGTAGAGTGTGGTGGAGATATTTTAATGGTGAAATTAGCATATCGCTCGCAGATGATTATAATTTTTAGATTGAATTTCTCTGAGATGAAATGGGAAAGAGTTGAGAGTATGGGAGAGCATGTGTTATTCATTAGCCACACCTCATGCATATCGGCAGTTGCCCCGAATAGCtacatgaaaaataaaatttattttccTAGATTATATATCAACGCAGAGAATGTATTCTACTCAGTTGAAATACGTCATTATCATTCTCTCTGGGGCAAGCATTCTGCAAATGATTTATCTCATACACAAGGATGGTTTAAGAATTGCACTTGGATTGAACCTAATATGTTGATGTCCACTACGGAGGAGCTCGACTGGCTCAAGACACCTTTCTAA